From one Peptoniphilaceae bacterium AMB_02 genomic stretch:
- a CDS encoding YihY/virulence factor BrkB family protein has product MIDKSNKKQYFLEYFKILIRKVKTGDLVSSGAMLAYFLLFSMFPFLMFFLNILAFLVEGRESEIFRVLKFLPDNVISVIRPVIVSLINSSSGTLLSITLIIALWSGSNGIMKLIREINNAFGHEESRSFIKDRIISILFTIALSLILILMISGRVFGNVIINAVYSFIGQNEYIGILWNYFRSLVPLLFMVLVFTLLYKIAPNRGPKTKIKLLDVIPGSIFTSFAWIILTIAFAYYVDNFGNYDRTYGSIGGIIVLMTWLYLSSMIMILGAYISSALIEVKNMKDYDKTIHASIKKTKKARSH; this is encoded by the coding sequence ATGATTGATAAATCGAATAAAAAACAATATTTTTTAGAATACTTTAAAATACTTATTAGAAAGGTAAAAACAGGTGACCTAGTCAGTTCAGGTGCAATGCTCGCTTATTTCTTGCTTTTCAGCATGTTTCCTTTTCTGATGTTCTTTCTTAATATCCTTGCATTTCTAGTTGAAGGACGAGAGTCGGAAATCTTTAGAGTTCTTAAATTTTTGCCCGACAATGTTATTTCAGTTATCAGACCTGTTATCGTAAGTTTGATTAATTCCAGTAGTGGTACGCTCTTATCCATCACACTTATTATTGCATTATGGTCAGGCTCTAACGGGATAATGAAGCTCATACGCGAGATAAATAATGCATTTGGTCATGAAGAAAGTAGGAGCTTTATAAAAGATAGAATTATAAGTATTCTGTTCACCATTGCTCTTTCTCTTATACTCATACTCATGATTTCAGGTAGGGTCTTCGGAAATGTAATCATCAATGCAGTTTATTCTTTTATAGGTCAAAACGAATACATCGGTATATTGTGGAATTATTTTAGATCCCTTGTTCCGTTATTATTTATGGTACTGGTCTTTACACTACTGTATAAGATTGCCCCTAATAGAGGACCTAAGACCAAGATTAAGCTTCTAGATGTTATTCCCGGTTCTATATTTACTAGTTTTGCATGGATAATACTGACTATCGCATTTGCTTACTATGTTGATAATTTCGGTAATTATGACAGGACCTACGGAAGTATCGGAGGAATTATCGTATTGATGACTTGGCTGTATCTTTCCTCTATGATAATGATTCTAGGAGCCTATATTAGTTCAGCTTTGATTGAAGTTAAAAACATGAAGGATTATGACAAGACTATACATGCAAGTATTAAGAAAACTAAAAAAGCTCGTAGTCATTGA
- a CDS encoding dicarboxylate/amino acid:cation symporter — protein MANKPFKLGLVSKLVIAIIVGIILGQLKFIPPALLRVLITISSLFSGFLNFVIPLMIVGFVVKGIADLTEGAGKLLGITALTAYGSTLVAGTLAYIVASTLFPSFITAELVQKISEAGEGLTPFFTIPLKPMLDVTAAIVFAFMMGLSISWLRSKGQGEVLYEAFSDFGEIIVKVLNTIIIPLLPLYIAGNFANMSYSGSVFSVLSVFWKVFIIVIIMHLLYVSLLFIVFGTYAGKNPFTLIRNQIPGYMTAIGTQSSAATIPVNLRCAEKNGVSEDIRNFVVPLGATIHLAGSMITITSCSTAVLLMNNMPHNVTMIVGFIAMLGIAMVAAPGAPGGAIMAALPFLPMVGITTEVLQQLMITLYITQDSFGTAANVSGDNAIAVFVDKLYSSKIKGK, from the coding sequence ATGGCAAACAAACCATTCAAACTGGGGCTTGTTTCTAAACTCGTCATTGCAATTATCGTAGGTATAATCCTAGGGCAATTAAAGTTCATACCGCCCGCGTTGTTAAGAGTTTTGATAACAATTTCCAGCTTATTTAGCGGATTCCTAAACTTTGTAATCCCGCTAATGATCGTTGGATTCGTTGTAAAAGGTATTGCGGATCTTACAGAAGGAGCCGGTAAATTACTTGGAATTACTGCTCTTACTGCTTACGGTTCCACACTTGTAGCAGGAACATTGGCTTATATAGTAGCTTCAACTTTGTTCCCATCATTTATTACTGCTGAACTGGTTCAGAAAATCTCAGAAGCAGGAGAAGGTTTAACACCTTTCTTTACAATCCCGCTTAAACCAATGCTGGATGTAACTGCAGCTATAGTATTTGCGTTTATGATGGGTCTAAGTATTTCATGGCTTAGATCAAAAGGACAAGGAGAGGTCCTATACGAAGCATTCTCAGATTTTGGAGAAATAATCGTTAAAGTATTAAATACTATCATAATTCCGCTACTACCACTTTATATTGCCGGTAACTTTGCAAATATGAGTTACTCAGGATCAGTATTTAGTGTACTATCAGTATTCTGGAAAGTATTTATAATAGTAATTATAATGCATCTTCTATATGTTTCATTACTATTTATCGTATTTGGAACATATGCAGGAAAGAATCCGTTTACACTTATTAGAAACCAAATTCCTGGATACATGACTGCAATCGGAACTCAAAGTTCTGCAGCAACTATCCCTGTAAATTTAAGATGTGCTGAGAAAAACGGCGTTTCTGAAGATATACGTAATTTCGTCGTTCCTCTAGGAGCTACAATACACCTTGCAGGATCCATGATTACAATTACTTCTTGTTCTACAGCTGTACTTCTAATGAACAATATGCCACATAATGTTACCATGATTGTTGGATTTATTGCTATGCTTGGTATAGCGATGGTAGCAGCACCTGGAGCACCTGGTGGAGCTATAATGGCAGCACTTCCATTCCTACCAATGGTTGGAATCACAACAGAAGTATTACAACAACTTATGATTACGCTTTATATTACCCAAGACAGTTTTGGAACTGCAGCGAATGTTTCCGGAGACAATGCTATAGCAGTCTTTGTAGATAAACTATACAGTTCAAAAATAAAAGGTAAATAA
- a CDS encoding ComF family protein gives MKIIDELLYISEEECALCKYEVADINGICHDCNKRLDYVDMSYFDEADVKINYTLFLNNFLSGIIDRFKFKGQAYLYKSLGKIMYDRAKSSGILDGIDFIIPVPMHRRAENIRGFNQSELLSKRISELSGIPYDTEVVVKIKNTPPQHLLTSSERMKNLIGSFKLKNLNLSGKRILIVDDILTTGATVKHLTDEIKKSKPKTIEIMALTSGRRID, from the coding sequence ATGAAAATTATTGATGAATTATTGTATATATCAGAAGAAGAATGTGCCCTATGTAAGTATGAAGTAGCTGATATAAACGGCATATGCCATGATTGCAATAAAAGACTGGACTATGTTGACATGTCTTACTTCGACGAGGCGGATGTTAAAATTAATTATACGCTTTTTCTAAATAATTTTTTGAGTGGCATAATTGATAGATTTAAGTTTAAAGGTCAAGCCTATCTCTATAAATCGCTTGGTAAGATTATGTATGACAGAGCTAAATCGTCCGGAATACTGGATGGTATAGATTTTATTATACCGGTACCGATGCATAGAAGAGCTGAGAATATAAGGGGATTTAATCAATCGGAGCTCTTGTCAAAGAGGATCTCTGAGTTATCCGGAATCCCCTATGATACAGAGGTGGTAGTGAAAATCAAAAACACCCCTCCTCAGCATCTATTAACTTCATCTGAGAGGATGAAAAACTTAATCGGGAGTTTTAAACTTAAAAACTTAAATCTATCGGGGAAAAGGATTTTAATAGTAGATGATATTCTTACTACAGGTGCCACAGTGAAACATTTGACTGATGAAATTAAAAAATCCAAACCTAAAACAATCGAGATAATGGCTTTAACATCGGGAAGAAGAATCGATTAA
- a CDS encoding ATP-dependent RecD-like DNA helicase, which yields MLEIEGIINSIIYRNEENGYTVARFETEDGEITVVGPLPATEINKNFVLCGEIVYHERYGEQFKVETARISMPKTKTGIIKYLSSGLIPHIGKITAKKIVNHLGENAIEIIEEDPYKLLEIKGIGKKRIKKIAESLASQKNSREIILFLQEMGFTIGQATRIYMRYQEDTIEEVTRDPYRLIEDIRGIGFLIADRIAIQNGVAPDSEFRIYSAIKYTLGQASINNGDCFLYTDDLVVRTSEMLGIPSESVQRVMLLKIMDGSLVKDSINGRELIYYEALYNAEDLVATRLIQSIHLKKNEAFELKDIQVDHKLELDIKQKSAVEEVFKNKVTVITGGPGTGKTTIIKSVVDIASAIENKVVLCAPTGRAAKRLEESTGIPASTIHRLLKYTKQDDGYLTFEHDRNNPISGDIIIVDEASMMDIEITARLVDAIPVSSSIVFVGDIDQLPSVGPGNVLRDIIESGYAKTITLDTIYRQDEDSNIVTNAHLINTGLFPKVNEKGKDFFFIRTGSMKHTADTIVDLVKRRLPGFYGYNSVEDIQVLSVMKRSLVGTEELNRYLQSALNPETDKKEIEFKDEVYRVGDKIMQSVNNYSMEYTDEYGIKQEGVFNGDMGLITDIDAETGTLVIRFDDGRISKYEKTNIDELMLSYAITIHKSQGSEFKAVVIPIMPGPYMLMTRNLIYTAITRAKELVVLVGDEQVLKRMIDNNTIAERNSSLAYRMKVKAELFGEI from the coding sequence ATGCTGGAAATTGAAGGAATAATTAATTCTATAATCTATAGAAATGAAGAGAACGGATACACCGTTGCCAGATTTGAAACTGAAGATGGAGAGATAACGGTGGTCGGACCATTGCCCGCCACGGAAATAAATAAAAACTTTGTCTTATGTGGCGAGATAGTTTATCACGAAAGGTATGGAGAGCAGTTTAAGGTAGAAACTGCTCGTATTTCAATGCCTAAAACCAAAACAGGAATTATAAAATATTTATCTTCAGGTCTGATACCTCATATAGGTAAGATTACGGCTAAAAAAATTGTAAATCACTTAGGTGAAAATGCTATTGAAATAATAGAAGAAGACCCTTATAAATTACTTGAGATTAAAGGGATAGGGAAGAAGAGAATAAAGAAAATTGCCGAAAGTTTGGCGTCGCAAAAAAACAGTCGTGAGATAATTCTGTTTCTGCAAGAAATGGGTTTTACTATAGGTCAAGCAACCAGAATATACATGAGATACCAAGAAGATACCATTGAAGAGGTGACGCGCGATCCATACAGGCTTATCGAAGATATCAGAGGCATCGGGTTTTTAATAGCCGACAGGATAGCTATTCAAAATGGGGTAGCACCTGATTCAGAATTTAGAATCTACTCTGCAATCAAATACACTCTAGGTCAGGCGTCAATCAATAATGGAGACTGCTTTCTTTACACCGATGATCTAGTTGTCAGAACTTCAGAAATGCTTGGGATACCTTCCGAATCAGTTCAGCGTGTCATGCTGTTAAAAATAATGGACGGAAGTTTGGTAAAGGATAGCATAAATGGAAGGGAATTAATTTATTATGAAGCTCTTTATAATGCTGAAGATTTAGTTGCAACCAGGCTAATTCAGTCCATTCATCTAAAGAAAAATGAAGCTTTTGAGTTAAAGGATATTCAAGTCGACCATAAGCTGGAACTGGATATTAAGCAAAAGTCTGCAGTTGAAGAAGTTTTTAAAAATAAAGTCACAGTTATAACAGGTGGACCGGGTACGGGAAAAACCACGATTATAAAATCCGTTGTAGATATTGCAAGTGCAATTGAAAATAAGGTAGTTCTTTGTGCGCCAACCGGTAGAGCTGCTAAGAGACTGGAAGAAAGTACCGGGATACCGGCATCGACAATCCACAGATTATTAAAATATACAAAGCAGGACGACGGATACCTTACTTTTGAGCATGATAGAAATAATCCGATTTCGGGCGACATTATCATAGTAGATGAAGCTTCCATGATGGATATCGAAATCACTGCAAGACTCGTAGATGCAATACCGGTTAGCTCCTCGATTGTTTTTGTAGGAGACATCGATCAGCTGCCTTCTGTTGGACCCGGAAATGTATTAAGGGATATTATAGAATCGGGCTATGCAAAGACGATAACACTGGACACCATATATAGACAGGACGAAGACAGTAATATTGTTACCAACGCACATCTTATTAATACGGGACTCTTTCCAAAAGTAAATGAAAAAGGTAAAGACTTTTTCTTTATCAGAACCGGTTCAATGAAACATACTGCAGATACCATTGTAGATTTAGTAAAGAGAAGATTACCGGGCTTCTATGGATATAATTCTGTAGAGGACATACAAGTCCTGTCGGTAATGAAAAGAAGTTTGGTTGGTACTGAAGAGTTAAACAGATACCTTCAAAGTGCGTTAAATCCTGAAACAGACAAAAAAGAAATAGAATTCAAGGATGAAGTCTACCGCGTTGGAGACAAGATTATGCAGTCTGTAAATAATTACAGTATGGAGTACACTGATGAATACGGAATCAAGCAGGAAGGCGTATTCAATGGAGATATGGGTTTAATCACTGATATAGATGCAGAAACAGGAACTCTGGTAATCAGATTTGACGACGGCAGGATTTCGAAATATGAAAAGACGAATATAGATGAATTGATGCTTAGCTATGCCATCACCATACACAAGTCACAAGGTTCAGAGTTTAAAGCTGTAGTAATACCGATAATGCCGGGACCCTATATGCTGATGACTAGAAATCTTATCTATACTGCAATAACCAGAGCAAAAGAACTCGTAGTCCTCGTGGGAGACGAGCAGGTATTAAAGAGGATGATAGACAATAATACAATTGCAGAGAGAAACTCTTCCTTAGCATATAGGATGAAAGTAAAAGCTGAATTGTTCGGAGAAATATAA
- the murA gene encoding UDP-N-acetylglucosamine 1-carboxyvinyltransferase, with amino-acid sequence MEKIIVRKSEPLKGHVKIDGAKNSALPIIAASLLGTEDIILEDVPNLADVKVILQVLNELGAETEYLDENTVRINSANLNSYQTPYALMSKMRASFLVMGPLLARLGRTETHMPGGCAIGSRPIDLHLKGFMALGALIVENTSVIGAKAEKGLIGDIIYLDFPSVGATQNIMMAATHAKGETIIENAAKEPEIVDLANFLNKMGADVKGAGTSSIRIKGVNKLRGCTHQIIPDRIEAATFMVAAAITKGDVTIDNIITSHIRPVIAKLKEIGCTITEFENEDKVRVVGPDRPRGTRIKTLPYPGFPTDVQAQFMALMTICEGISKVEETVFENRFMHVAELQKMGALIVTEGKEARIAGVPKLKGANVKATDLRAGAALVLAGLIADGVTSVGDIYHIDRGYNNIVGKLRGLGANIDRITD; translated from the coding sequence TTGGAGAAGATTATAGTAAGGAAGAGTGAGCCTTTAAAGGGGCATGTTAAAATAGATGGAGCTAAAAATTCAGCTTTGCCGATTATCGCGGCTTCACTTCTGGGAACTGAGGATATTATCCTGGAAGATGTTCCAAATTTAGCGGATGTTAAAGTTATACTTCAGGTTTTAAATGAGCTTGGAGCTGAAACAGAATATTTAGATGAAAATACAGTTAGAATAAATTCAGCAAATTTAAATTCATATCAAACACCATATGCTCTTATGAGCAAGATGAGAGCTTCATTTTTGGTTATGGGACCGCTTCTTGCAAGGCTCGGAAGAACTGAGACTCATATGCCAGGAGGTTGTGCTATAGGATCCAGACCTATAGACCTTCATCTAAAGGGTTTTATGGCACTGGGTGCATTAATCGTTGAGAATACCAGCGTGATTGGAGCGAAGGCTGAGAAGGGACTTATTGGGGACATAATTTACCTGGATTTCCCATCGGTTGGAGCTACCCAAAACATCATGATGGCAGCGACTCATGCTAAGGGTGAGACGATTATAGAAAATGCTGCCAAAGAGCCTGAAATTGTCGATTTAGCAAACTTTTTAAATAAAATGGGTGCAGATGTAAAGGGAGCAGGTACTTCTTCTATCAGAATCAAAGGCGTTAACAAGTTAAGAGGATGTACTCACCAGATTATCCCTGACAGAATTGAAGCCGCTACTTTTATGGTTGCAGCTGCAATTACTAAAGGTGATGTCACCATAGACAATATTATAACTAGTCATATCAGACCGGTAATTGCAAAACTTAAAGAGATAGGCTGTACTATTACTGAATTCGAAAATGAAGATAAGGTTCGAGTTGTAGGTCCCGATAGACCAAGGGGAACCAGAATTAAAACTCTTCCATATCCAGGATTCCCAACTGATGTGCAGGCACAATTTATGGCACTTATGACAATTTGTGAAGGTATATCAAAGGTTGAGGAGACGGTTTTTGAAAATAGATTCATGCATGTAGCCGAATTACAAAAGATGGGTGCATTGATCGTAACCGAAGGAAAAGAGGCGAGGATTGCAGGTGTTCCTAAACTTAAAGGAGCAAATGTGAAAGCCACAGACTTAAGAGCCGGCGCTGCACTTGTTCTTGCCGGACTTATTGCTGACGGAGTTACTTCGGTAGGTGATATCTATCATATAGATAGAGGATACAATAATATAGTTGGTAAGCTCAGAGGTTTAGGAGCAAATATAGATAGAATTACAGACTAA
- a CDS encoding transposase, with translation MYKYVILYIRGDKMPRKLRVQQAGMIHHVIARGNNKEDIFNEDNDRIRYLQLIERYKNRHMFKLLAYCLMDNHVHLLIKQSEVDLSKTMQGIQQSYTQYFNKKYNSIGHVFHQRFKSKPVADDAYLLSLIAYINNNPKKAGIVDDLNDYRWSSHMEILKPSKKNIADVHYLFDIIDRNVNEVLPEYLWLLGEVNEDHVKAQYLKGRELEERKSEIYIEDKVESKGKRTIASEEIKSILENYNKEKRLHLSLANKRRLMVLLCDEFCDEDDNCISNNINVSRSRISGIRSEFLRGLIDSGLLNIYNEIKFELNELYI, from the coding sequence ATGTATAAATATGTTATACTCTATATAAGAGGTGATAAAATGCCAAGAAAACTTAGAGTTCAGCAAGCCGGTATGATACACCATGTCATTGCAAGAGGTAATAACAAAGAAGATATCTTTAATGAGGACAATGATAGAATCAGGTATCTACAGCTAATCGAAAGGTATAAGAATCGTCATATGTTTAAATTACTAGCATACTGTCTTATGGACAATCATGTTCACTTGCTTATCAAACAAAGTGAAGTTGATCTATCTAAGACCATGCAAGGAATCCAGCAATCCTACACTCAGTACTTTAATAAAAAATATAATTCTATAGGACATGTATTTCATCAAAGGTTTAAATCTAAACCTGTTGCAGACGATGCGTATTTGCTTTCTTTAATTGCCTATATTAACAACAATCCAAAAAAAGCCGGCATAGTCGATGATTTAAATGATTATAGATGGTCAAGTCACATGGAGATACTAAAGCCGAGTAAAAAGAATATAGCCGATGTCCACTATTTGTTTGACATAATAGATAGAAATGTAAACGAAGTATTGCCCGAATATCTATGGTTACTGGGTGAAGTAAATGAAGACCATGTAAAGGCGCAGTATCTAAAAGGTAGAGAATTAGAAGAGCGTAAATCAGAGATCTACATAGAAGATAAAGTCGAATCGAAGGGAAAAAGGACTATAGCATCAGAAGAAATAAAAAGTATTTTAGAAAACTACAACAAGGAAAAAAGACTGCATCTTAGTCTAGCAAATAAGAGGAGGTTAATGGTCCTGCTCTGTGATGAATTCTGCGATGAGGATGATAATTGCATTTCAAACAACATCAATGTATCAAGATCGCGAATATCGGGGATAAGAAGTGAGTTTTTGCGTGGATTAATAGATAGTGGTTTATTAAATATATATAATGAAATAAAATTTGAACTAAATGAGCTATACATTTAA
- a CDS encoding V-type ATP synthase subunit D, with amino-acid sequence MAKLNVNPTRMQMTMLKNRLKTSERGHKLLKDKQDELMRRFIELVRHNKSLREDVEKELGDSFKDFLLASAVMSPEMLEEAVSFPQQNLTVDIQQKNVMSVNIPVMTFNTGDDEDANIYPYGYAHTSAELDDAILKLNNIMKKLLELAEVEKACQLMADEIEKTRRRVNALEHRTIPDLQETIKYIRMKLDENERATITRLMKVKEIIAKNG; translated from the coding sequence ATGGCTAAGCTCAATGTAAATCCTACCAGGATGCAGATGACGATGTTGAAAAACAGACTCAAAACATCCGAAAGAGGACATAAGCTCCTTAAAGACAAGCAAGACGAGCTCATGAGAAGATTTATAGAATTGGTAAGGCACAACAAAAGCCTCCGTGAGGACGTTGAAAAGGAGCTGGGAGATTCATTCAAAGACTTTCTACTAGCCAGTGCTGTCATGAGTCCTGAAATGCTCGAAGAAGCCGTATCTTTTCCACAGCAAAACCTAACAGTTGATATACAGCAGAAAAACGTCATGAGTGTTAATATACCGGTGATGACATTCAACACCGGTGACGACGAAGATGCTAATATCTACCCATACGGTTATGCCCATACATCAGCAGAACTTGACGATGCAATACTCAAACTCAATAATATAATGAAAAAATTATTGGAACTTGCAGAAGTTGAGAAAGCATGCCAACTAATGGCCGATGAAATAGAAAAGACAAGAAGGCGTGTAAATGCCCTAGAACATAGGACAATCCCTGACCTTCAAGAAACCATAAAGTATATCCGTATGAAACTCGACGAAAACGAAAGAGCTACGATAACAAGACTTATGAAGGTTAAGGAAATAATAGCAAAAAATGGCTAA
- a CDS encoding V-type ATP synthase subunit B produces MLKDYRSITEVVGPLMVVEGVEGIKYEELVEVRMQTGEKRRGRVLEITGDKAMVQLFEGSSGINLKDTSVRFLGKPLELGVSADMIGRVFDGLGSPIDDGPAIIPDKRLDINGAPINPSSRDYPEEFIQTGLSCIDGLNTLVRGQKLPIFSGSGLPHNNVAAQIARQARVLGEGDKFAVVFAAMGITFEEAQFFIDDFTKTGAIDRAVLFMNLANDPAIERIATPRMALTCAEYLAFEQGMHVLVILTDLTNYAEALREVSAARKEVPGRRGYPGYLYTDLASLYERAGRIKGKNGSITQIPILTMPEDDITHPIPDLTGYITEGQIILSRELYKRGIEPPINIVPSLSRLKDKGIGKGKTREDHADTMNQIYAAYTAGIQARELAVILGDSALSDADKAFAKFATEFDKEYVDQGYYTNRSIIDTLDLGWKLLEIIPRTELKRIRDEYIEKYMDNKA; encoded by the coding sequence ATGCTTAAAGATTATAGAAGTATAACAGAAGTAGTAGGTCCTCTAATGGTTGTTGAGGGAGTAGAGGGAATTAAATATGAAGAACTGGTTGAAGTTAGAATGCAAACCGGAGAGAAAAGACGTGGTAGAGTTCTTGAAATCACCGGCGACAAAGCGATGGTTCAGCTATTCGAAGGATCTTCAGGGATTAACCTTAAAGACACTTCAGTAAGATTCCTTGGTAAACCTCTTGAACTTGGAGTTTCTGCAGACATGATCGGTCGTGTATTCGACGGACTTGGAAGCCCAATCGATGATGGTCCTGCGATAATTCCGGACAAGAGACTCGACATCAACGGAGCGCCTATCAATCCTTCATCCAGAGACTATCCTGAAGAGTTTATTCAGACAGGTCTATCATGTATAGATGGTCTAAATACACTTGTTAGGGGACAGAAACTTCCTATATTCTCAGGATCAGGACTACCTCACAATAATGTTGCGGCTCAGATTGCAAGACAAGCAAGAGTACTTGGCGAAGGGGACAAATTTGCGGTAGTATTTGCTGCGATGGGTATCACTTTCGAGGAAGCTCAGTTCTTTATAGATGACTTTACAAAAACAGGTGCGATAGACAGAGCTGTATTATTTATGAACCTTGCTAATGACCCTGCGATAGAAAGGATAGCAACACCGAGGATGGCACTTACCTGTGCGGAGTACCTTGCTTTCGAACAAGGAATGCACGTATTGGTAATCTTAACTGACCTTACTAACTACGCAGAGGCACTGAGGGAAGTATCTGCAGCAAGAAAGGAAGTACCGGGGAGAAGAGGATATCCGGGATACCTATACACGGACCTTGCATCTCTATATGAGAGAGCGGGAAGAATCAAAGGTAAAAACGGATCTATAACTCAGATTCCGATACTGACAATGCCTGAGGATGATATAACACATCCAATTCCTGACCTTACAGGATATATCACGGAAGGACAGATAATACTATCCAGAGAACTATACAAAAGAGGAATTGAACCTCCGATAAATATAGTACCTTCACTATCCAGACTTAAAGACAAGGGTATAGGAAAAGGCAAGACCAGAGAAGACCATGCAGATACGATGAACCAGATCTACGCGGCTTATACAGCAGGTATACAAGCCAGAGAACTTGCAGTAATACTTGGAGATTCAGCGCTTTCAGATGCAGATAAAGCATTCGCAAAATTCGCAACTGAATTTGATAAAGAATACGTAGACCAAGGATACTACACAAATAGATCTATCATTGATACACTTGATCTTGGATGGAAACTGCTTGAGATAATTCCTAGAACCGAACTTAAGAGAATTAGAGACGAGTATATTGAAAAATACATGGACAATAAAGCTTAA